A DNA window from uncultured Methanoregula sp. contains the following coding sequences:
- a CDS encoding 2-amino-3,7-dideoxy-D-threo-hept-6-ulosonate synthase, whose translation MIGKDIRIERIMDRNTGRSVIVPMDHGFSMGQIDGLLDMTQVISDVSNGGANAIILHKGLVKRGHRKHGRDIGLFIHLSGSTSLNPDPNDKVQVCTVEEAIALGADAVSIHINLGAPNESKMLEIGAKVARDCTRWGMPLLTMIYPRGKGIDPFSPQSVGHAVRVAEELGADMIKTNYPGDPEAFRRIVKACSVPVFIAGGEKTGDLESLRIIRDSVSVGGAGVCVGRNAFQRKDTKNFVHALCRVVHHNVDPAKALEHDE comes from the coding sequence ATGATTGGCAAGGATATCAGGATCGAACGGATTATGGACAGGAACACGGGAAGATCGGTCATCGTGCCGATGGATCACGGCTTCTCGATGGGGCAGATCGACGGCCTCCTCGACATGACGCAGGTCATCTCGGATGTCAGCAACGGCGGCGCCAACGCGATCATCCTCCACAAGGGCCTCGTCAAGCGCGGCCACCGGAAGCATGGCCGGGACATCGGCCTCTTCATCCACCTCTCGGGCAGCACGTCGTTGAACCCGGACCCGAACGACAAAGTCCAGGTCTGCACGGTCGAGGAAGCCATTGCTCTTGGGGCCGACGCGGTCTCGATCCACATCAACCTCGGGGCACCCAACGAGTCCAAGATGCTCGAGATCGGGGCCAAGGTTGCCCGCGACTGCACCCGCTGGGGCATGCCGCTCCTCACCATGATCTACCCGCGGGGCAAGGGCATCGACCCGTTCTCGCCGCAGTCGGTGGGCCACGCGGTCCGGGTTGCCGAGGAGCTGGGCGCGGACATGATCAAGACCAATTACCCGGGCGACCCCGAGGCTTTCCGGAGGATCGTCAAAGCCTGCTCGGTGCCGGTCTTCATTGCCGGTGGCGAGAAGACAGGCGATCTCGAATCGCTCAGGATCATCCGGGACTCGGTCTCGGTCGGCGGCGCCGGGGTCTGCGTTGGCAGGAACGCGTTCCAGAGAAAGGACACGAAGAACTTCGTCCACGCGCTCTGCCGGGTGGTGCACCACAACGTGGATCCCGCCAAAGCCCTGGAGCACGACGAATGA
- a CDS encoding 2-amino-3,7-dideoxy-D-threo-hept-6-ulosonate synthase: protein MRGKEIRLERIMNRNTKKTIIVPMDHGVSDGPIAGLIDMGQSVNLVADGGANAVIGHVGLALHGHRQGGRDVGLILHLSASTKLAPDPNSKVLVNTVQNALKMGADGVSMHVNIGAEEEARMLQDLGAVAVECMEWGMPLLAMMYPRGKNIAKANDLDQVKLATRVAAELGADIVKTVYTGDPESFREVTRGCPVPVVVAGGSKTDDRTTLELIEGAMAGGAAGISIGRNAFQHRTPDKFVRAAACIVHKNRSVEEALEILGA from the coding sequence ATGAGAGGAAAGGAAATTCGTCTTGAAAGAATCATGAACCGGAATACGAAGAAAACGATCATCGTCCCGATGGATCACGGCGTCAGTGACGGCCCGATTGCGGGGCTCATCGACATGGGCCAGTCCGTCAACCTGGTGGCGGACGGCGGGGCCAATGCGGTGATCGGCCACGTGGGCCTTGCACTCCACGGGCACCGGCAGGGCGGCAGGGACGTGGGCCTGATCCTGCACCTGTCCGCGAGCACGAAACTTGCGCCGGACCCGAACTCGAAGGTGCTTGTCAATACGGTGCAGAATGCGCTGAAGATGGGAGCCGACGGGGTCTCGATGCACGTGAACATCGGCGCCGAAGAGGAAGCCCGGATGCTCCAGGACCTGGGCGCCGTTGCCGTGGAATGCATGGAATGGGGCATGCCGCTCCTTGCGATGATGTACCCGCGGGGCAAGAACATTGCAAAGGCCAACGATCTCGACCAGGTCAAGCTCGCGACCCGGGTGGCAGCCGAGCTCGGGGCCGATATCGTCAAGACCGTGTACACGGGCGATCCCGAGTCCTTCCGCGAAGTGACCCGGGGCTGCCCGGTGCCGGTGGTTGTTGCCGGAGGTTCAAAGACCGATGACCGCACAACATTGGAACTGATTGAAGGCGCGATGGCGGGAGGGGCTGCGGGGATCTCGATCGGGCGGAACGCGTTCCAGCACCGGACCCCCGACAAGTTTGTCCGGGCAGCGGCGTGTATCGTGCACAAGAACAGGAGCGTTGAAGAGGCTCTGGAAATTCTCGGGGCTTAA